One Ignavibacteriales bacterium genomic window, AGGAATAGTAAATCCACTGGACGGAAGTGTAACCGTAGGCGCATTATTTCCGGTAGCAGTATTAACCGGACATGTACCGCCAAACCCCGTAGTAAAGCCATCTATCTCGATGAGGCTTCCAACGTGGAAATAAGGATCGCTGTGGTTTTGAAGGTTAGGCGCGCAAACACCGGCATAACCCATTATAGTCGAAGCGCTTCCCGGTTCAAAAGCCGTGGAAGGATTCGCATTACAGTTAGTATTATTCTGTGTATGGTTGCCGGCGAACTGGTGTCCCATTTCGTGGGCAACGTAATCGATATCGAACGGATCGCCAACAGGAGCCGGAAGTCCGGTTACTCCGCGGGCTTTTTGACCGCTTACGCAAACAACTCCAAGTCCTGCAATACCGCCACCGCCTGTGCTGAACACGTGACCAATGTCATAGTTAGCACTGCCGATAACCGCATCAATATTAGACTGGTTCTGGCTAAGCATAGTAGAACCGTTATTATTTGTGTACGGATCTGTCGATGAATTCGTATAAACAAGTAAGCTGTTATTCGCAACCAAGACCATTCTTACCGAGAGATCGTTTTCATAAACCTGATTAACTCTATTTATGGATGTGGTCATCGCCGCCAGCGCAGTTGGTACAGTTCCGCCATGATAAGCGGCATATTCACCGGTACATGCAAGAGCAAGGCGGTAAGTTCTCAACTGGTCACCGATCGATGAAGGGTTATCCAGAAGAAGGTTATTATTTTTGCTGTTATCAGGAGTATTTTCAACCTGGCATACAAACTCGTTTGGATCAACCGAAAGGTCTTTAGAGTAGTAGCTGATATAATTAGTTACATCATTTTTGCTATACGGGTCAATGAAGAATCTTCCATTGACGGATAAGACAGAGGCATGGAATCCCTGAGGAGTAAGGTCAAGTCTTACGTTAGCAGTACCGTCATCAATTCCCTGACCGCAATAGGTCTTAATCTCCGGGAACTGAGCGGCGAGTTCAGGCGCCATTACGGGCGACTCGACAATTTTGAACCTGCCGAAGCTACCGTCCGGTAGGGGAAGCGATAGGATAACGGATGAATTTTTTGCTTTAACTATACTTTCCAGGGGAGCTTGGTTCAGGATATTTCTAAGCTCAGACATATTCAAGCTTACGGTCCTATAGTAATCGGGTACGATAACTCTATCACCGACCTGTACAATGGATGATGATTCTACATCAGTCCATAATACACCGCTAACATCATTTACGGAAGCATAAAGATTTGAATTGGAGCTGAAATTATTCGTGCCTGAGTCGAAGTGGAGATTTACCAAAACGACAACAAGCAATATAATAGATGCACCGAGTATTACTTTTTTCATCTTTCTCTTGTTTTAATGATTGGATTTATTTATTTAGTAAAGTTATAATTATTTAAGAATAAAGACAAATCAAAACATTGATTAGTTCCCCGGAAAATTTCTGCCTGGTGTGTGAAATTGTATCTGAGGGAAATTAGAGGTTTAAATTTGTAATATATCCAAACAATATAATATGCATTTTATGAGATACATTATTTTAGTTATACTATTGTTATTTGTATATATCGATGGTAAATCACAGACCGTGTGGGGACTGGAGCTGGGTGATAAAAGCCAGTACGAGCAGTGGGGTGAGGTAGTGGACCTGGACGGATCGGTTTATAAGCAGAATGATGCGGTGGAGTTTTGGGGTAAGGTAATATTCAGGAATGACAGCCTCATGGGAAAGATAAAATACCCGTCGAAGGAGCAGTTTGACCAGGCATTTATATTACTTGTGAACGAGTACGGCGAGCCGAGTATATTCAGCGACAGGGACCTGAAGCTGGAAAGGGAAAAGGAAGAAAAAAAGGGTGATTATATTAAAAAGGAAGAGAACAATAAAGTCGACGAGCGTTCGATAGAGGCAATAGTACAGGACGGTGATCTGATGATGAACAGGAAATGGATACTGGTGGATTACGAGCTGGAACTTTTATGGGATAAAAACGGTATTAGTTTTTTGTGTAGATATCTTAATTGATATTTGCACTTCCCCCATTATAAGCCTTCATGCCGAGAGGTATGAGGGTTTTTTTATTTATAACCCCTCTGTCATGGTAATCACTCGTTCCTCGCTAACCGTGACTTCTCCCCTTTCTAAAAGGGGAGACCCGATGCTATTTTAGTAAGATCATTCTTTTCGATTCGATAAAATCGCCGGAGATGAATTTATAAATATACACTCCGCTTGCCATCGCAGGCGCATTCCATTCGACTTCATAGTAGCCTGCTTTGTATTCGGAATTGACGAGAACGGCGATGCGTTTGCCGGTGATATCATATACGGAGATATTCACCATATCGGAGCCGGAGAATCCGGGGCGGTAAGGAACATCGAACCCGATGATCGTGGACGGGTTAAACGGGTTTGGGTAGTTCTGCATTAGTGCGAAGCTACGCGGGAGATTGGCATTGGGATCGACGGGTGTGGGTGAATCTCCTCCGTTAGTAGTGCGAAAGATAGTTCCGTCCCTGCCGACAATGTATCCTGTATTTTCATCGAGGAATTTTACGAAGGAAAGATTTCTGAGCAGAGGAGGTTCCTGAAGATACCAGGTCACGCCTCCGTTTATAGTTTTTAAGATAGTGCCGTGATGCCCGGCAATATACCCTGTGTTCGCATTGAGAAAAAAGACGGAACGGAGCGAAGTGCCTGCGTGACTGACCTGCTGTTCCCATGAACTCCCTGTATTAGTTGTTTTGTATATATTTCCGGGGAATCCGGCTATAAATGAAAGGGAAGGATCAATATAGTAAACAGAGTGAAAATTTTTGTAAGTCGGTGAATTGACGCTGTGCCACGAGAGACCACCGTTATCAGTTTTTATTATTGTACCGAACAGACCGACTGCCATTCCGTGTAAGGGGGAAGAGAAGCTGACGGAGTTAAGCATGTTGACTGTTGGTGAATTAACCTGCGTCCATGTATTCCCGCGGTCTTGTGTAGCAAGTATAGAGCCATAGTCGCCTACGATAAATCCCGTACTGTCATCAATGAAGGCAGTAGAATTCAAAGCGTAAATGGAAGGGGCTTCCGCCAGGAACCATGATTCGCCCGCGTCGGTAGTTTTTATTATTGTGCCGTTAGTACCGCAGATGAAGCCGTTGTTCGGGTCAAAGAAATGAACCGATAATAAGACCTGATCAGTGGGAGTGGGTTTTATTGCCCAGCTTAGACCTGCGTCGGTGGATTTCATCACGGTACCGTATTGTCCTGCAATAAAGCCGGTATTTTCATTGGTGAATGTAAGGCAAAAGAGCCAGCTTTGAGCGGGATTATCGATCGCTTTCCATCCAATTTGCGAAAATGTTGGGGAATTTATTGTGAAAAACAGACATATAGATAATATGGTTATGGCAGTTCGTGGCATATCTATATCGTGTTGACTTATGAAAAGAATTTAACTAAGTTAATTGACATATAAAACTAAAATAAAACACATAAATGCGTCCAAATTACCTTAGATTGGTCTCATTTGCTATTTTACTAATCGGATTATCAGTGATATTCACATCCGGTACAAATGATGACAGATACCGCAACGTGGGGGACATAAATAAGACATTATACGTAAAAATATACAATACCGGTAACGTGCTCGACCGCTTGAGCAAGCTGGGGGTTGCCGTAGATCACGTGGACATAGATAAGACAGACAATACTTTCCTCGCATATCTAAACGGAGCGGAAGTGCAGACAATGATGGATGAAGGGATAGCATTTGACATAATATACGGAGATTGGTACGAAGATTATTACAGCAAGATACCACCGATGACGGAGAGCGAGAAGCAACAGCAGAGGCAGATGATGCTCGACAGAGACAATGTGAGCGGGTTTGGATACGGAAGCATGGGCGGATATTATACTTATGATGAAGTAATAAGGAAGATTGATTCGATGGCAATGGATTATCCGACGCTCGTGTCGCCGAAATATCAGATAGGAACGACTTTTACCGGTAAGCCGATATACGCATACAACATCACAAGCAACGCGCCGAGAACAAGCACAAAGCCGCAGGTGTTATACACTGCGCTGATACACGCCCGCGAGGCAATCACTGTAATGAACCTGATGTACTTCTCCTATTATTTGTTGGAGAACTACAATACCGACCCGGTCGTGAAATATCTTCTGGATAATAGGGAGCTGGTATTTATTCCTTTTGTAAATCCGGACGGGTACAGGTACAATCAAAAGTTTTTCCCGAACGGCGGAGGAATGAGAAGGAAGAACCTCCGCGGTGTAGATACGGTGAATTACCAGCAGGCAACGAACGGAATCGACCTCAACAGGAATTTTGGTCTGTATCAATACTGGAACTCTCCGAACGGTGGATCATCGACGAGCCCAAACTCCGATACATACAGGGGAACGGCTCCATTTTCTGAGCCGGAGACACAGGCAATACAGAACTTCGCAAACTCGAATAATTTCGTAAACAGCTTGTTTTACCATTCATACGGAAACCTGCTCATATATCCGTGGGCATGGATAGACCCGCAGCAGACACCGGATTCAAATATCTATAAGAACTGGACTGGTTTCATGTCAGAGTTTAACGGATTCCTTCCGGGGGTTGCATCGCAAACCGTCGGATATGAAGTACGGGGCGGTTCGGATGACTGGCTCTACAATGACTCGGCACACTCAAAGATCATATCGCTAACTCCGGAGATAGGTACGGGGTCGGACGGCTTCTGGCCTGCTCAAAACCGTATATTCCCGCTAGCGATGATAAATTTAGTACCGAACCTATTCTGGGCAGGCGCGGCAGATACATTCGCGGTGTATGACGGATCGGGTTTTGCTCCGGGATCGGGCGTGGGCGCAGGAGATACAGCAAGAATATATGTAGCGGCGAAGAGCGTCGGCGTGAATAACGCTAGCACCGTTACTATGAGCCTCCAGACACTGGATACGGCGGTGACAATATTATCGAACGATAAAACGCTTACCAATTTCACATTTTTTGAATCAAAGAACAACATTGCTGATCCGTTCCTATTAAAAATAAATCCGAATATTAATAACGGTCAAACGACTAAACTTTTGGTGAATATAAAGCTGGGAACGAACATAGTATCAAGAGACACTATGTCGTTTATACTCGGTACTCCAACAATATTATTCAAAGATACTGTGGTGAGCGTTAACCCACTATGGACCGCATCAGGGCCTAACGCTAACAATACATGGGCGACCACGACAAGCGACTTTGTGTCACCTCCGTTTTCATATACTGACAGCCCGTTTGGAAATTACAGTTCGAACGTAACCAATACACTTACACTTAATACACCTATTCCTCTGAGCAATACACTGAATATCATTAAGCTGATGTTTAACACAAGGTATGCAACGGAGAGCGGATGGGATTACGGACAGGTGCAGATCAGTACCAATAACGGAACGTCATGGACAGCGTTACAGGGTAAGTTTACAAAGCCGGGAAGCGGAAGTTTCCAGCCGAACGGACAGCCTCTATATGACGGAACAATGAGCACGTGGAAGCAGGAAGATATAGACATATCACAATACAGGAATAACAGTGTTAAGCTGAGATTTTATTTCAGATCCGATAACGGCACCAACCTGGACGGATGGTACGTGGATGATATATGTATATTAGGCTATGACGGAAGCACGGGAATAACCGGAAACGGTCAGATCCCAGTAAGCTATGATCTGAGCCAGAACTATCCGAATCCATTCAATCCGTCAACGACGATCAATTTCTCTATTCCGAAAGACCAGGCCGTAACATTAAAGGTTTATGACATGCTCGGAAGGGAAGTATCGCAACTAGTGAGCGGTGTTCAGAAAGCGGGAAGTTACTCGGTAGTATTCGACGGATCGAAATTATCGAGCGGAGTATATTATTACGAAATAAGAGCGGAGAACTTTGTAGAAACGAAACGAATGGTATTGGTTAAATAACCCTGAATAAAAAGATAAATTTATTTAATTTATAACGGAGGGGGTAGAGATACCCCCTTTCTTTTTAATAAATCAACGCGGGAATATTGAAAAAATCATTTGCATTAGAAAAAGACGGTCCCAAGAACCTGGAATTTTCATGGGGGATCGGGTGGAAGGATTTTACAATAAGGCAGGATGGCGATGTAATAGGAACGATAGAGGGTAAGGAAGCATTACGAGAAGGAAGGGAAGTAACTCTAAAGGACGGCTCACGGCTGTATGTGAGGCTCAACGTGGGGTTAATGGATTCAGGGTTTGAGATACTGCGTGACGGAAAGCCGCTGGAAGGTTCGAATGCAGACCCGTCGAGCAGGATAAGGAGTTGTTTCGGATTGCTAATTTTGCTTGCGGTCCTGGATATACTTGGAGCAGTATTCGCGGTGGTCTTTCTTTCCGGTGAAGCAAGCGCAAGGGCGGATGGATTGATATACGGTTTTATTTATTTGTTCTTAGGATTTGTCTATGTTTTCCTGGCATTGATGGTAAAGAAGCCTTCCGTAACGGCTTTGTATATCGCAATCACACTTATAGTGCTGGAGGTATTGATGGGTATCGGTGTTATGGCGATGGCAGGGGGAGCGGGTTCTATATTCTGGGCAGTGATAAGGATACTTATTGCAGTTTACCTGGGAACGTCCGTAAAATATTTTCGTGAAGCAAGAGTACAAACAAATTAAAAGATGAAAAGAATATTACTAGTAATAGTTTTAACGGGGGTAGTATTTGCAGGTGTGAAATTTCTGGGTTCGCATGAGGAATACGAAGAAGAGAACGAGGGATCAGACAATAAATACATGCCTTCGGATTATTTTTACAACCAGAGGGCAGACCAAAACGGGAACATTCCCTTTCATAAATACTTCGATGCAGTGGAGAGGAAGATGTCAATGGAAAGGGATAATCCATTGGGTCTGACATGGACTGCCAGCGGTCCGTATAATATCGGCGGAAGGATAACCGCAATAGTAGTGGATCCGGGAAATACGAACATTATTATTGCAGGCGCGGCGGCAGGCGGTATTATAAAGAGCACAGACGGCGGAGTAAGCTGGGAGCCTAAGACGGACTTTGTTTCCAGTCTCTCGGTAGGAAGTTTGAAAATGGATCCGCTGAATCCCAACATAATATATTGCGGGACAGGTGAAGCAAACAACGCGACGGAAGTATATCCCGGATTTGGAATGCTGAAATCAACAGACAAGGGCGACACGTGGACACTTGTCGGTCTGGACAGCACAATGTCATTGGGTGAGATCTCCATTTCACCACAAAACCCTAACACCATTTACGCGGCATCGGGCGGGGGATTGTATTCAAAGGGAACTAACAGAGGAATTTATAAGTCGGTAAACGGCGGACTGAACTGGACGCAGGTATTTTATCTAAACGATTCGACAAGCGCGGTGGACGTGGCAATAGATCCATCGGATTCCAACCGTGTTTACGCGGCAATGATGGAGAGATTGAGAGGACCGTCTTTCAGGAAGGCAGGCGGTGTATCGAGCGGAGTTTATATGAGCACCGATGCAGGAGCAACATGGGCAAGGATAACGAACGGATTGCCGGCACCTGCGGCTAACATAGGCAGGATCTGTATCGCAGTGGCGCCTTCAAATCCAAATTACGTATACACGCTGTATAGAAAAGTATCGAACACTTCATCGGCATCACAGGATAACGTATTCGAAGGATTTTATATGTCCACAAATAAAGGAGCCAGCTGGACGAGGATGCCGGACGGAATATTAGATTCGGAGTTTTCCAATTTCGGATGGTATTTTGGGATGATAGAAGTAGATCCAACGGATCATAATAAAGTTTACGTTGGTGACGTGGATACATATAGAAGCACGAACGGCGGGACAAGCTGGACGAATATAACAGATGCATACGGCGGAACATTCGACGAGCAACATCCGGATATGCACGCGCTCTGGATAAACCCTTCAAATGTGAGCAACATCTTTAACGGAAATGACGGCGGGATGTTCATAACTACAAACGGAGGAACTAACTGGAATAAGTCATACGATCTTCCGATAAGCCAGTTCTATGCATCGGATATCGACTACCAGCTACCCGATAGAAAATACGGCGGACTTCAGGATAACGGTTCGGTCGGAACAAAGACCGGCGGCACTGCAGATTGGGATCATTTTTACGGCGGAGACGGCTTTGTATTTAAGATAGATTATAATGATTCGAACGTAATGTACGCGGAATCGCAGAACGGCGGGATAGGAAGAAGCACCAACGGCGGTAACAGCTTTAATTCGATAAGGAACGGAGTGGATTTTTCGAGAACGAACTGGAACACGCCGTACATAATCGACAGAGAAATTTCGACAACACTTTACATAGGAACTTACAAGGTATTCAGATCGACTAACAGGGGGTCGTCATGGACGGCAATCAGTCCGGACCTTACGCGCGGTCAGAACGGAAGGCTTGGAACGATAACGTGTATCTCGTCTGCTCCATATACCGGAGGCGCACGGGTGATATATACCGGCACGGACGACGCAAAGATATCGGTCACGACAAATTCAGGTACGACATGGACAGATGTGACGGGCTCGCTTCCCAGCAGATATATGACGGATGTTGTTACGGATATGCGGAACCCGGCGACGGCGTATGTATCGCTGAGCGGGTACACACTCGATGAGAACACTCCACGGATCTACAGGACGACGGATTTCGGCGCGACGTGGACTTCGATAGCAGGCAACCTGCCCGACGTGCCAGTAAATTCAATTATTATAGAAGAGACGAGGGATTCGATATTATTTGTTGGCACGGATGCGGGAGTTTATTATACATCGAATCTAGGCGCGACATGGCAGGCGGTTGGCACAGGACTGCCGAACTCACCGGTATTCGACATAAACTATCATCAGCCGACGCATTTGCTGGTGGCGGCAACACACGGAAGGTCGATATATTCAGCGGACGTGAGCAGTATTGTGGTTGGTGTGCATAATATCAGCCAGATAGCAGAGACGTATTCGCTCAGCCAGAACTATCCCAATCCATTCAACCCGTCCACTAAGATACAATTCAGCATACCAAAGAGCGGGAATGTAAAGATAACAGTATATGACGTTACCGGAAAAGAAGCCAAGGTGCTGGTCAATGAGAGAAAAGAAATCGGGCAGTACGAGGTGGAATTTAACGGTTCATCATTGGCGAGCGGTGTATATTTTTACAGAATAGAGGCGGGAGATTTCAGAGAGACAAAGAGAATGGTATTAGTAAAATAATTTTTATCACCAGGATTTCCAAAAGGGGCGAATGCCCCTTTTTTATTTGAGTTTAATAGTTAACGGGCATTTTATATTTTGGAGTATGAAGACATTACTAATAAACGGTAAAGCATGGCTTTACAGGAAGTATTTCGCGGAAGCGGTGGGATTCGATTCCGAGACGGGAAAGATAGATTTCGCCGGCAGTAATGCCGAGGCAGTGGACAGAAGCCCGGATTACAATGAGATGATAGACGTAAAAGGAAAGCTGATAATGCCGGCATTTATGGACGGACACTGCCATTTGATAAAGGGCGCGCTGGTTAATAAGGAACTGAACCTGAGGGATGTAAGGACGCGAGATGAATTTGCAGAAAGGGTGAAAAAATACAGCGCTGAGAGTGACGGCTGGATAGAGGGAGGTTATTTTTCGGAAAGTAATTTCAGGGAGAAGTTCGTGATAGATAGGGATAT contains:
- a CDS encoding T9SS type A sorting domain-containing protein, with amino-acid sequence MKRILLVIVLTGVVFAGVKFLGSHEEYEEENEGSDNKYMPSDYFYNQRADQNGNIPFHKYFDAVERKMSMERDNPLGLTWTASGPYNIGGRITAIVVDPGNTNIIIAGAAAGGIIKSTDGGVSWEPKTDFVSSLSVGSLKMDPLNPNIIYCGTGEANNATEVYPGFGMLKSTDKGDTWTLVGLDSTMSLGEISISPQNPNTIYAASGGGLYSKGTNRGIYKSVNGGLNWTQVFYLNDSTSAVDVAIDPSDSNRVYAAMMERLRGPSFRKAGGVSSGVYMSTDAGATWARITNGLPAPAANIGRICIAVAPSNPNYVYTLYRKVSNTSSASQDNVFEGFYMSTNKGASWTRMPDGILDSEFSNFGWYFGMIEVDPTDHNKVYVGDVDTYRSTNGGTSWTNITDAYGGTFDEQHPDMHALWINPSNVSNIFNGNDGGMFITTNGGTNWNKSYDLPISQFYASDIDYQLPDRKYGGLQDNGSVGTKTGGTADWDHFYGGDGFVFKIDYNDSNVMYAESQNGGIGRSTNGGNSFNSIRNGVDFSRTNWNTPYIIDREISTTLYIGTYKVFRSTNRGSSWTAISPDLTRGQNGRLGTITCISSAPYTGGARVIYTGTDDAKISVTTNSGTTWTDVTGSLPSRYMTDVVTDMRNPATAYVSLSGYTLDENTPRIYRTTDFGATWTSIAGNLPDVPVNSIIIEETRDSILFVGTDAGVYYTSNLGATWQAVGTGLPNSPVFDINYHQPTHLLVAATHGRSIYSADVSSIVVGVHNISQIAETYSLSQNYPNPFNPSTKIQFSIPKSGNVKITVYDVTGKEAKVLVNERKEIGQYEVEFNGSSLASGVYFYRIEAGDFRETKRMVLVK
- a CDS encoding T9SS type A sorting domain-containing protein, producing the protein MKKVILGASIILLVVVLVNLHFDSGTNNFSSNSNLYASVNDVSGVLWTDVESSSIVQVGDRVIVPDYYRTVSLNMSELRNILNQAPLESIVKAKNSSVILSLPLPDGSFGRFKIVESPVMAPELAAQFPEIKTYCGQGIDDGTANVRLDLTPQGFHASVLSVNGRFFIDPYSKNDVTNYISYYSKDLSVDPNEFVCQVENTPDNSKNNNLLLDNPSSIGDQLRTYRLALACTGEYAAYHGGTVPTALAAMTTSINRVNQVYENDLSVRMVLVANNSLLVYTNSSTDPYTNNNGSTMLSQNQSNIDAVIGSANYDIGHVFSTGGGGIAGLGVVCVSGQKARGVTGLPAPVGDPFDIDYVAHEMGHQFAGNHTQNNTNCNANPSTAFEPGSASTIMGYAGVCAPNLQNHSDPYFHVGSLIEIDGFTTGFGGTCPVNTATGNNAPTVTLPSSGFTIPIGTPFMLTGSATDPDSDPLTYCWEEYDVGPQGNPNSPSGTAPIFRSFNPTTSPSRMFPKKSDILNNTTTLGERLPTYTRLLKFRLTARDNRAGGGGHGYDLMFFTADASAGPFLVTSPNTAVVWEEGHSEMVTWDVANTNNAPVSCANVNILLSTDGGDTFPITLASNTPNDGSESITVPNNLTATARVKVESVGNIFFDLSNANFTIQMASSISNLNSGVPERFGLAQNYPNPFNPETKINFDIPSKSAVTLKIYDIRGVLINTLVNSEVLSPGFYSASFNAASLPSGVYYYRLEAGSFVETKKMLLIK
- a CDS encoding T9SS type A sorting domain-containing protein, whose translation is MPRTAITILSICLFFTINSPTFSQIGWKAIDNPAQSWLFCLTFTNENTGFIAGQYGTVMKSTDAGLSWAIKPTPTDQVLLSVHFFDPNNGFICGTNGTIIKTTDAGESWFLAEAPSIYALNSTAFIDDSTGFIVGDYGSILATQDRGNTWTQVNSPTVNMLNSVSFSSPLHGMAVGLFGTIIKTDNGGLSWHSVNSPTYKNFHSVYYIDPSLSFIAGFPGNIYKTTNTGSSWEQQVSHAGTSLRSVFFLNANTGYIAGHHGTILKTINGGVTWYLQEPPLLRNLSFVKFLDENTGYIVGRDGTIFRTTNGGDSPTPVDPNANLPRSFALMQNYPNPFNPSTIIGFDVPYRPGFSGSDMVNISVYDITGKRIAVLVNSEYKAGYYEVEWNAPAMASGVYIYKFISGDFIESKRMILLK
- a CDS encoding immune inhibitor A; translation: MIFTSGTNDDRYRNVGDINKTLYVKIYNTGNVLDRLSKLGVAVDHVDIDKTDNTFLAYLNGAEVQTMMDEGIAFDIIYGDWYEDYYSKIPPMTESEKQQQRQMMLDRDNVSGFGYGSMGGYYTYDEVIRKIDSMAMDYPTLVSPKYQIGTTFTGKPIYAYNITSNAPRTSTKPQVLYTALIHAREAITVMNLMYFSYYLLENYNTDPVVKYLLDNRELVFIPFVNPDGYRYNQKFFPNGGGMRRKNLRGVDTVNYQQATNGIDLNRNFGLYQYWNSPNGGSSTSPNSDTYRGTAPFSEPETQAIQNFANSNNFVNSLFYHSYGNLLIYPWAWIDPQQTPDSNIYKNWTGFMSEFNGFLPGVASQTVGYEVRGGSDDWLYNDSAHSKIISLTPEIGTGSDGFWPAQNRIFPLAMINLVPNLFWAGAADTFAVYDGSGFAPGSGVGAGDTARIYVAAKSVGVNNASTVTMSLQTLDTAVTILSNDKTLTNFTFFESKNNIADPFLLKINPNINNGQTTKLLVNIKLGTNIVSRDTMSFILGTPTILFKDTVVSVNPLWTASGPNANNTWATTTSDFVSPPFSYTDSPFGNYSSNVTNTLTLNTPIPLSNTLNIIKLMFNTRYATESGWDYGQVQISTNNGTSWTALQGKFTKPGSGSFQPNGQPLYDGTMSTWKQEDIDISQYRNNSVKLRFYFRSDNGTNLDGWYVDDICILGYDGSTGITGNGQIPVSYDLSQNYPNPFNPSTTINFSIPKDQAVTLKVYDMLGREVSQLVSGVQKAGSYSVVFDGSKLSSGVYYYEIRAENFVETKRMVLVK